A DNA window from Acidobacteriota bacterium contains the following coding sequences:
- a CDS encoding DUF3386 family protein produces MKNNLATLTQTLLAACCIALLGGTVAAQQTAAKEAKADPEAYALLKKAHDARQTFPQNFRGFAADFTFNDNGRITKGTLLYSDAKGVEVKIDGLSEEAKEWVNDQLSSMLAHRRGGDFAKGDGRYPLTFGEDDKNPLGRLLQLNDSMKSSYRVRDGQTVEVTRTMAGDKFTITVLETTLTEGGKFLPKHFTVTYFDAKTGQLKRTEMFTDAYANTSGLWVPASRRIIRAENGQVTARIIEISNVRLRDSGEQAVRK; encoded by the coding sequence ATGAAAAATAACCTAGCAACATTGACGCAAACTTTACTTGCCGCCTGCTGCATCGCTTTGCTTGGCGGCACGGTCGCGGCGCAACAAACTGCTGCCAAAGAAGCGAAGGCAGACCCCGAAGCTTACGCCTTGCTCAAAAAGGCGCACGATGCGCGGCAGACTTTTCCCCAGAATTTTCGTGGCTTCGCAGCTGATTTCACTTTTAATGACAACGGGCGCATCACCAAAGGGACGCTCCTGTACTCTGACGCCAAAGGCGTTGAGGTGAAGATTGACGGCTTATCGGAAGAGGCGAAGGAATGGGTCAACGATCAATTGAGCAGTATGCTGGCACATCGTCGCGGCGGCGATTTCGCCAAAGGCGATGGTCGCTATCCCCTCACTTTCGGCGAAGACGATAAAAACCCACTCGGTCGTTTGCTGCAACTAAACGACTCCATGAAATCAAGCTATCGGGTGCGCGATGGTCAAACCGTCGAAGTAACGCGCACCATGGCTGGCGATAAATTCACCATCACGGTGCTGGAAACCACGCTCACGGAAGGCGGTAAATTCCTTCCCAAACATTTCACTGTTACCTACTTCGACGCCAAGACCGGACAACTGAAACGCACAGAGATGTTCACCGATGCTTACGCCAATACTTCGGGTCTGTGGGTTCCTGCGTCACGCCGAATCATTCGCGCCGAAAACGGGCAGGTCACGGCGCGCATCATCGAAATCAGTAATGTTCGCCTCAGAGATTCTGGCGAACAAGCTGTCCGAAAGTGA
- a CDS encoding TonB-dependent receptor produces the protein MCYSITSRWRQLATLTLVFLLLNSSTHSLFAQSIAARGQVVDQTGAVITGASVTIEHLATGFERAVKSDANGEFVFSAVSSGRCRLTASAEGFAPLSKEVDLPSSDAISFALAPALLTERLTVVSGSRQEELRESLNTRVEVVGRSRIRDTGYETVAEVLRELPGVVTRRGSETAGAAGEQIQGIDSRQVLVLLDGQPIVGARGIKRGVLNLDRQSTSRLDRVEVVKGASSALYGSDAIGGVINLITREPSSPFEFSLTTSGGNYGAFDARAEAGFSQNQWSGFFSFERHKNNGFDLTPTTFDTTGAGFHRYDALAKFKYQVTPSFSLSTLVNSYWTNQRGRSVGELGSQTNDIDEESQNYGLTADWQIDGRTTLQARGYFAKFDEISNGRLAPSLNTPLTPGTLHERLGKVDATLGRILGERQLVQIGGEFWTDRYRGANRLRDDGGNQADTGVFWAQDRLSLNRLTVTLGFRYDSHSIFGDAFSPKVGVNFKVTEGLRLRVSYGRGFRAPDLGQLYFRFLNPTNFYQVIGNPNLQPEYANSWQVGSEYTTRNRRVRFGVNIFRNDIHDLIDSVSLGFITSPQQLAAIMAQEGIDPAFKPQLGRLLFFYKNLADAATQGVEFDGDVSLAHGFAVGGAYTYLDAFDKKTDLQLTGRNRHQGSARFVWESDEKLGLRANVRGTFYSSWINSRATVNGVLTDVIAPKFALWDLYVAKRLYSGLEVFTAVDNFTDSKDPNTGVLLAPTPPNTSFTPAPIYRPEVGRTFRVGMRWNWAKGR, from the coding sequence ATGTGTTATTCAATCACTAGTCGTTGGCGTCAACTGGCAACCTTGACGCTCGTTTTTTTACTTCTCAATTCTTCCACGCATTCCCTCTTTGCGCAATCCATCGCCGCGCGCGGACAAGTCGTTGACCAGACGGGCGCGGTGATTACCGGCGCATCGGTCACTATCGAACACCTCGCTACAGGCTTTGAACGCGCCGTTAAATCCGACGCCAATGGCGAGTTCGTTTTCTCAGCGGTTTCGAGCGGACGCTGTCGCCTCACTGCAAGCGCCGAAGGTTTCGCGCCGCTATCGAAAGAGGTTGACTTGCCCTCTTCCGACGCCATCAGTTTTGCGCTTGCGCCTGCATTACTTACGGAGAGACTCACCGTCGTCTCCGGCTCACGCCAAGAAGAGTTGCGCGAAAGCTTAAATACCCGCGTTGAAGTCGTCGGGCGTTCACGCATACGCGACACCGGTTATGAAACGGTCGCTGAAGTTTTGCGCGAACTCCCAGGTGTAGTAACTCGTCGCGGTTCGGAGACCGCAGGCGCGGCAGGCGAACAGATTCAAGGCATTGATTCGCGCCAGGTGCTGGTCTTGCTTGACGGGCAGCCGATAGTCGGAGCGCGTGGCATCAAACGCGGTGTGTTGAACCTTGACCGTCAATCAACCAGCAGGCTCGACCGCGTTGAAGTGGTCAAAGGCGCATCCTCCGCGCTCTACGGTTCGGATGCCATCGGCGGCGTCATCAACCTCATCACCCGCGAGCCTTCATCACCATTCGAGTTTTCCTTGACCACTTCCGGCGGCAACTACGGCGCGTTCGACGCTCGCGCCGAAGCGGGATTTTCGCAAAATCAATGGAGCGGCTTTTTCAGCTTTGAGCGTCACAAAAACAACGGCTTCGATTTAACGCCTACGACTTTCGACACCACTGGCGCAGGGTTTCATCGCTACGACGCGCTGGCGAAATTCAAGTATCAAGTTACTCCCTCCTTTTCGCTTTCGACTTTGGTCAATAGCTACTGGACGAATCAACGCGGACGTTCCGTTGGCGAGCTCGGGTCACAAACGAACGACATTGATGAAGAATCACAAAACTACGGTCTGACCGCAGACTGGCAGATTGATGGGCGAACGACATTACAGGCGCGCGGTTATTTTGCAAAGTTTGATGAGATTTCCAATGGGAGACTTGCGCCATCGCTCAATACGCCGCTTACGCCGGGCACGCTGCACGAGCGACTGGGCAAAGTTGACGCGACGCTTGGAAGAATTTTAGGCGAGCGGCAATTGGTGCAAATCGGCGGCGAATTTTGGACAGATCGTTATCGCGGCGCGAACCGTTTGCGCGATGACGGTGGCAATCAAGCCGACACAGGCGTATTTTGGGCGCAAGATCGTCTTAGCCTCAATCGCCTAACTGTGACGTTAGGGTTTCGCTATGATAGCCATTCGATCTTCGGCGACGCTTTCTCGCCGAAAGTTGGCGTGAATTTCAAAGTCACGGAAGGCTTGCGCTTGCGCGTTTCGTATGGTCGCGGCTTTCGCGCTCCAGATTTAGGGCAACTCTACTTTCGCTTTCTGAACCCGACCAATTTTTATCAAGTCATCGGCAATCCGAATCTCCAACCCGAATATGCCAACTCCTGGCAAGTGGGTAGCGAATATACAACGCGCAATCGTCGCGTTCGGTTTGGCGTGAATATTTTTCGCAATGACATACACGACTTGATTGATTCGGTGAGTCTGGGATTCATCACCTCGCCGCAGCAGCTTGCGGCAATCATGGCGCAAGAAGGCATTGACCCGGCATTCAAACCGCAACTCGGGCGCTTGCTCTTTTTCTATAAAAACCTTGCCGATGCCGCGACCCAAGGCGTCGAGTTTGATGGCGACGTTTCGTTAGCTCACGGTTTTGCTGTTGGCGGCGCGTACACCTATCTCGATGCCTTCGATAAGAAAACCGATTTGCAATTGACAGGCAGAAACCGCCATCAAGGCAGCGCGCGCTTTGTCTGGGAGAGCGATGAAAAGCTCGGCTTGCGCGCCAATGTGCGCGGCACGTTTTACAGTTCCTGGATCAATTCACGCGCCACCGTGAACGGCGTTTTGACAGATGTGATTGCGCCGAAATTCGCGCTCTGGGATTTATACGTCGCCAAACGCCTCTACAGCGGGTTGGAGGTTTTCACTGCCGTTGATAATTTCACCGACAGCAAAGACCCGAACACAGGCGTCTTGCTTGCGCCAACGCCACCAAACACCAGTTTTACTCCTGCTCCGATTTATCGCCCGGAAGTCGGTCGCACCTTCCGCGTTGGGATGCGTTGGAATTGGGCGAAAGGGCGATAA
- a CDS encoding PQQ-binding-like beta-propeller repeat protein, which produces MNLMLILFLLLTPLTSESRWTAFRGTGDSHSTARNLPLEWSDKKNLAWSVNLTGYGQSSPVVWGNKIFLTSTQGENKERLFVSCFYLKSGKKLWEKKQAATYTMKDANTVSKAAPTPAVDERRVYAFFESGDLFAFDHKGELLWQRKLAGEYGAYKTNHGLGSSLALTEQAVIVFVVHQGHSYLLAVDKKSGRNLWMTDLAEGGGWTSPIIASHQGSAQILISVNGRVAAFEAATGRELWSVKGLKGNNIPSPSIGDDLVVIGSSDKGSNLAIQLGGAGDVSETRVRWRAKEATSSFCSPLVYKGLVYFVNKVGAVFCLDLKTGEQLWQTRIESDCWASPLAAGDHIYFFTVEGVTEVFRAGTSPERIARNELSLNGGRIYGIAAVDSALLIRCGRRLIKLSER; this is translated from the coding sequence ATGAATCTTATGCTCATTCTGTTTTTACTGCTCACGCCACTGACAAGCGAAAGTCGTTGGACAGCGTTTCGCGGTACGGGCGACAGCCACTCTACGGCTCGCAATTTGCCGCTCGAATGGTCTGACAAGAAGAACCTTGCCTGGAGCGTGAACTTGACGGGCTATGGTCAATCGAGTCCGGTCGTCTGGGGCAATAAAATTTTTCTCACCTCCACGCAGGGCGAAAACAAAGAACGCCTCTTCGTCTCCTGCTTCTATCTCAAAAGCGGTAAAAAACTCTGGGAGAAAAAACAGGCGGCAACTTACACCATGAAGGATGCCAACACCGTGAGCAAAGCCGCGCCCACGCCAGCCGTTGATGAGCGGCGCGTGTACGCTTTTTTCGAGAGCGGCGATTTGTTCGCCTTTGACCACAAAGGCGAATTGTTATGGCAACGCAAACTGGCAGGCGAATACGGTGCTTATAAAACCAATCACGGTTTGGGCAGTTCTCTGGCGCTCACCGAGCAAGCGGTTATCGTCTTCGTAGTTCATCAGGGTCATTCGTATTTATTGGCGGTGGATAAAAAGAGCGGGCGCAATTTATGGATGACCGACTTGGCGGAAGGCGGCGGCTGGACTTCGCCTATCATCGCTTCGCATCAGGGCAGTGCGCAAATTTTGATTAGCGTAAACGGGCGAGTCGCAGCTTTCGAGGCGGCGACGGGGCGCGAACTTTGGTCTGTGAAAGGATTGAAAGGCAATAACATTCCATCGCCTTCGATTGGTGATGATTTGGTAGTAATCGGCTCAAGCGATAAAGGCTCGAACCTCGCTATTCAACTTGGCGGCGCGGGTGATGTAAGCGAAACGCGAGTCCGGTGGCGAGCCAAGGAAGCCACCTCTTCATTTTGTTCGCCGCTCGTTTATAAAGGGCTGGTCTACTTCGTCAACAAAGTTGGCGCGGTTTTTTGCTTGGATTTGAAGACCGGCGAGCAACTCTGGCAAACGCGCATCGAAAGCGATTGCTGGGCTTCGCCGCTTGCTGCCGGAGACCACATCTATTTTTTCACTGTCGAAGGCGTGACCGAAGTGTTTCGCGCCGGGACCAGCCCCGAAAGAATTGCCCGCAACGAGTTGTCGCTGAACGGCGGCAGAATTTACGGCATCGCCGCTGTTGATAGCGCTCTGCTCATTCGTTGCGGTCGTCGGTTGATCAAGTTG
- the leuS gene encoding leucine--tRNA ligase, with translation MDEKYFPQAIETKWQKRWADEKTFEVKEDPTRQKFYCLEMLAYTSGRAHIGHMSNYAIGDALSWYKRMRGFNVLHPFGWDAFGQPAETAAIKHGTDPEDFTRDAIKTMKGQLQRMGISYDWSREVATCDPEYYKWNQWFFIEMYKRGMIYRKLSPVNWCPKENISLSNEQASGGVCWRCDTPVIQKPLMQWFARITDYAGELLDCLDDMEGNWPERVIDQQRNWIGRSRGAHVTFKIADFDESITVFTTRIDTIYGANAIVLAPEHALVEKLVEGTPTKDEVLAVAAKLKNQNRSARTLEDLEKEGAFTGRFAINPFNGELMPIWIANFVLIEYGTGAIMAVPAGDQRDFEFSRKYNIPFRQIKLTGDGKEIPADELEVADESWTTTVNTGEWSGLTSQAANEKMTAYAEEQGFGKGAITYKIRDWGISRQRYWGTPVPMIHCEQCGTSPVPESELPVVLPKGVNLNVTEGSPLDHVPEFVNVACPQCGGEANRDTDTMDTFVDSNWYYFRYSDPHNDTQPFDPQIIAYWLPVDQYIGGIEHAVMHLIYTRYWNKVMRDMGLVKFDEPVTKLLTQGMVCKESYKCPEHDWLFPEEVTKEKTCKFCGRPVIIGRSEKMSKSKKNAVDPMEMIERNGADALRLFVLFAGPPEKDKEWSDEGFDGAERYLSRVWRIAGKWQGRINGAAIPAIAADNLADYQRKLLRKTHQVIQAITENLEERMHLNTCISALMELTNELYAFDLAVDKNGEATAQDSSIAREALEALIRMLVPFAPHIAEEMWEAYGHTTSLAFAKWPEFNADWAREEAIEIAVQVNGKLRGRVFVAPDADEETIKQTAFADEKIKANTDGKEIVKVVVIPRRLVNIVVK, from the coding sequence ATGGACGAGAAATATTTTCCGCAAGCCATCGAAACCAAATGGCAAAAACGCTGGGCAGATGAAAAAACTTTTGAAGTTAAAGAAGACCCGACCCGACAGAAATTTTATTGTCTGGAAATGCTCGCTTACACTTCGGGACGCGCTCACATCGGGCACATGAGCAATTATGCAATCGGCGACGCGCTGTCGTGGTACAAACGCATGCGCGGCTTCAACGTCCTGCACCCGTTCGGTTGGGACGCTTTCGGACAGCCTGCCGAAACCGCCGCCATCAAACACGGCACCGACCCCGAAGATTTCACCCGCGATGCCATCAAAACCATGAAAGGGCAGTTGCAACGCATGGGCATCAGCTATGACTGGTCGCGTGAAGTGGCAACCTGCGACCCCGAATACTACAAATGGAATCAGTGGTTTTTTATCGAGATGTACAAACGCGGCATGATTTATCGCAAATTGTCGCCGGTCAACTGGTGTCCCAAAGAAAACATTTCGCTATCGAACGAACAGGCATCGGGCGGCGTCTGTTGGCGTTGCGATACCCCGGTGATTCAAAAACCCTTGATGCAATGGTTCGCGCGCATCACCGATTATGCAGGCGAGTTGCTCGATTGTCTGGATGATATGGAAGGCAACTGGCCCGAGCGCGTCATTGACCAACAACGCAACTGGATTGGTCGTTCGCGCGGCGCGCACGTGACTTTCAAAATCGCTGACTTTGATGAATCCATCACCGTCTTCACCACGCGCATCGATACGATTTATGGCGCCAATGCTATCGTGCTTGCGCCTGAACATGCGTTGGTTGAAAAACTGGTCGAGGGTACACCGACCAAAGATGAAGTGTTGGCGGTTGCCGCAAAATTGAAAAATCAGAATCGTTCGGCGCGCACCCTTGAAGATTTGGAAAAAGAGGGCGCGTTTACCGGGCGTTTTGCTATCAATCCGTTCAACGGCGAACTGATGCCGATTTGGATTGCCAATTTCGTGTTGATTGAATACGGAACCGGCGCGATTATGGCGGTGCCTGCGGGCGACCAACGCGACTTTGAATTTTCGCGCAAATACAATATCCCGTTTCGGCAAATCAAATTGACCGGTGATGGCAAAGAAATTCCCGCAGACGAATTGGAAGTCGCCGACGAATCGTGGACAACCACGGTCAACACCGGCGAGTGGAGCGGACTCACTTCCCAAGCAGCAAATGAGAAGATGACCGCCTATGCCGAAGAACAGGGATTTGGCAAAGGCGCGATTACCTACAAGATTCGCGACTGGGGCATCTCGCGGCAACGTTACTGGGGAACCCCTGTACCGATGATTCATTGCGAGCAGTGCGGCACTTCGCCGGTTCCCGAAAGTGAATTGCCGGTGGTGTTGCCGAAAGGCGTGAATTTGAATGTCACCGAAGGCTCACCGCTTGACCACGTTCCCGAATTCGTCAACGTCGCCTGTCCGCAGTGCGGTGGTGAGGCAAACCGCGATACCGACACGATGGACACTTTCGTTGACTCGAACTGGTATTACTTCCGTTACTCAGACCCGCATAACGACACGCAACCGTTCGACCCGCAAATCATCGCGTACTGGTTGCCGGTTGACCAGTACATCGGCGGCATCGAACACGCGGTCATGCATTTGATTTACACGCGCTACTGGAACAAGGTCATGCGCGATATGGGTTTGGTGAAATTCGATGAACCGGTAACCAAATTGTTGACCCAAGGCATGGTCTGCAAAGAATCTTACAAATGCCCTGAGCACGATTGGCTGTTCCCTGAAGAAGTCACTAAAGAGAAGACCTGCAAATTCTGCGGCAGACCGGTCATCATCGGGCGCAGCGAAAAGATGTCGAAATCGAAAAAGAATGCCGTTGACCCGATGGAGATGATTGAGCGTAACGGCGCGGACGCTTTGCGATTGTTCGTGTTGTTTGCCGGACCGCCGGAAAAAGACAAGGAATGGTCTGACGAAGGATTCGATGGCGCTGAACGTTATTTATCGCGTGTCTGGCGCATCGCCGGGAAATGGCAAGGGCGTATCAACGGCGCGGCGATTCCGGCAATTGCTGCGGACAATTTAGCCGATTATCAACGCAAATTGTTACGCAAAACTCATCAGGTGATTCAAGCGATAACCGAAAATCTCGAAGAGCGCATGCATTTGAACACCTGCATTTCGGCGTTAATGGAACTCACGAACGAACTTTACGCCTTCGATTTAGCGGTTGATAAAAACGGCGAAGCGACGGCGCAGGATTCGAGCATCGCCCGCGAAGCGTTGGAAGCTTTGATACGAATGCTGGTGCCCTTCGCGCCGCACATTGCCGAAGAGATGTGGGAAGCTTACGGTCACACGACCAGTCTGGCTTTTGCGAAATGGCCCGAATTTAACGCCGACTGGGCGCGCGAAGAAGCTATCGAAATCGCCGTTCAGGTGAATGGCAAATTGCGCGGCAGAGTTTTTGTTGCGCCCGATGCCGACGAAGAAACGATTAAACAGACGGCCTTTGCCGATGAAAAAATCAAAGCCAATACCGATGGCAAAGAGATTGTCAAAGTCGTGGTCATCCCGCGTCGCCTCGTCAACATCGTGGTGAAATAA